From Bdellovibrionales bacterium:
TCGACCTTCAAGCAGCTTGTAAAGTTCGTATTGATGGCAAAACTCGTGAGACCACTGTAGGTCGCGCGATCTTAAGTGCACAAATTCCCAAAGAAGTTCCTTTCGAAAGCGTGAACGTTATCATGACTAAGAAAGAACTCGCGAAGATGATCGATACCTGTTTCCGCTTGGCGGGTGCTAAAGCCACTGCCATCATGGCGGATCGTGTGAAGAATCTTGGATTCGAATATTCGACAAAAGCGGGGATTTCGATCTGTCTTGATGACATGAAAATTCCAGCTTCTAAGGTCGATTTGATCAAAGATTGCGAAAAACAAGTTAAAGAAATTCAAGGTCAGTATGATGAAGGTCTCATTACTGATGGTGAGCGCTACAACAAAGTTGTGGATATCTGGGCTCAGGCTGCGGATCGTCTTGCTAAGCAAATGTTATCTTCTCTTGAGAAGCAAGAATTTGATGTGAACGGCGAGAAAGTCGTCGGTAGCTCCTTCAACTCAATTTACATCATGGCAGACTCTGGAGCGCGGGGATCCGCGGCTCAGTTGAGACAGCTTGCAGGTATGCGTGGTTTGATGGCGAAACCTTCAGGCGAGATCATCGAGACACCGATTACGGCCAACTTCCGTGAAGGTTTATCAGTTCTTCAGTACTTCATTTCGACTCACGGAGCTCGTAAAGGTTTGGCCGATACCGCTCTTAAGACTGCAAACTCAGGATACCTGACTCGCCGTCTCGTCGACGTGGCTCAGGATGTGATTATTTCCGAAAACGATTGCGGAACGACAGATGGTATTACGATCGAAGCGACCATCGAAGCGGGTGAAATTATTCAACCTGTGGGTGAGCGTGTTCTCGGTCGTATTACTCTTGAAGAAGTTCTAGATCCAAACACCGACGCAGTGATCGTTCGTAAGGGACAAGAGATCAACGAAGATCATGTGCTCGCGATTGATAAAGCGGGTGTTGAAAGAGTTAAGATTCGTTCGACTCTCGTTTGTAAAACTCGTCGTGGCGTGTGCGTCGCTTGTTACGGTCGCGATTTATCGCGCGGTAACCTTGTGAACCACGGTGAAACTGTCGGTATTATCGCCGCGCAGTCGATCGGTGAACCTGGAACTCAGTTAACGATGAGAACGTTCCACTTGGGTGGAACAGCATCTCGTTCAGTAGAGCAGTCAGTTTATACTTCTCGTTACGAAGGTACCGTTAAGTTTAACAATGTCGTGTTCGTAGAAAACCGAGATAAGAAGCTTACGATCATGAATCGTAGCGGAACGATGTCTGTCTTCGACGAAAACGGTCGTGAAAGAGAAAAATTTTCTCTCTATTACGGTTCAGTTCTCACCGTTCGTGATGGTCAAAAGATTGAAAAAGGGGCCACATTCGCAGAATGGGATCCTTACTCAAATCCAATCATCGCCGATGTCACTGGTGTTATTAAGTACGAAGATATCGAAGAAGGTGTAACGGTCACGGAACAAGTCGATCCAGTGACAGGTTTCTCGACAAAAGTGATCACCGACAGCAAATCTTCGGGCGGCGCTAAAAAGCCGACAGTTTACATCGTTGATGCTAAAGGCAACTCCCTCAAACAAGTGGGCCGCGATGCCGATGTTCGTTACGTCATTCCTGTGGGCGCTCAGCTTCTCGTGAACGAGGGGCAAGAGATTCACGCCGGTGATATCGTGGCGAAGATCCATAGAGAGACGAGTAAAACAAAAGATATCACTGGGGGTCTTCCTCGAGTGGCCGAATTGTTCGAAGCTCGTAAACCTAAAGAAGCGGCGATCATCTCCGAAATCGACGGTTATGTGGCCTTTGGAAAAGACGTTAAAGGCAAACAGCGCGTGATCGTAACTCCGGATGTGGGTGAGCAGAAAGAATATCTCATTCCTAAAGGGAAACACGTTGCGGTTCGCGAAGGCGAATTTGTAAAAGCCGGTGAACCTTTGATGGACGGTCCAACCAATCCCCACGACATCTTAAAAGTGTTGGGTGAAAAAGCGTTGGCGGCTTATCTTGTGAATGAAATCCAAGAAGTGTACCGCCTCCAAGGGGTGGGTATTAACGATAAGCACATCGAAGTGATTGTTCGTCAGATGTTAAGAAAAGTAACCATCGCCGATTCGGGTGACACACTTTACCTCGCTGGTGAGCAAACAGAGAAGTACGCCTTAGAGGAAGAAAATGATCGCGTCGTGAAAGAGGGCGGGCGCCCAGCGACGAGTGAACCTCTTCTTTTGGGTATTACGAAAGTTTCTTTGAGCACGGACAGCTGGATTTCAGCAGCTTCGTTCCAAGAGACCACGAAAGTACTTACGGAAGCCGCTATTAATTCGAAAACAGACAGCTTAAGAGGTCTAAAAGAGAACATTATTATGGGTCGCTTGATTCCAGCGGGAACAGGGTTAACGGCTTATAAGAAGTGGAAAGTCCAAGTCGAGGAGCCAGCCGTCGCCGGAGCCCCTGGTCTTATACGTCCAACTCAGACCACTCAGCAGAGCTATTAGAAACCACACCGAAAGGCCTTAAAAACCCTTATTGCAGTTAGTTTTTTTGGGGGGAATATAGGCTTGACGGTTTAAAAAAAGGCGGTTAGTTTGACCGCCTTTAAGAGCTAGAGACGCGATTTTGGTCGCGATAATTTTACAGAGGACTTGATGCCTACAATTAACCAGTTAATTCGTAAAGAACGTAAAGATAAACGATATCGTAGTAAATCACCTGCGCTCACAAGCTGCCCCCAACGTCGTGGCGTTTGTACTCGCGTGTATACGACAACACCAAAGAAGCCAAACTCAGCTCTTAGAAAAGTGGCGAAAGTTCGCTTGTCTAACGGATACGAAGTTATCTCTTACATTCCTGGTATCGGTCACAACCTTCAAGAGCACAGTGTGGTCTTGATTCGTGGAGGTCGTGTAAAGGATCTTCCAGGTTGTCGTTATCACATCGTCCGCGGCGTTCTTGATACACAAGGTGTACAAAACCGTCTCAGATCTCGTTCTAAATATGGCACTAAACGTCCTAAGAAAACTTAATCGGTAACGGAGAAAAGTAAATGTCTCGTCGTAAAGGCAGTGTAAAAAGAGAAACAGTTCCAGATCCAATCTTCAATGATACATTGGTGGCTAAATTCGCAAACCGCATCATGTTGAGTGGAAAAAAATCGACCGCATATCGTATGCTTTATTCAGCTCTTGATGAACTCAAAGGCAAAGTAGCAAACGAAGAACCTCTTCAGATTTTCAAAAAAGCTGTAGAAAACGTAAAACCACAACTTGAAGTTCGTTCTCGCCGTGTCGGTGGAGCCACTTACCAAGTTCCTGTGGATGTGCGACCAGCTCGTCGTATCGCTTTAGCTTTAACATGGATTGTAACTTACGCTCGTGAGCGTGGTGAAAAGGAAATGTCACTTCGTCTAGCGAACGAGTTAATGGATGCGTACAATAACCGCGGAAACTCCATTAAGAAAAAAGAAGACGTGCACAGAATGGCAGAAGCCAACCGCGCGTTCTCTCACTACAACTGGTAATATCATTGCTTTGAGAGTTAGAACGTCATTCTGAGCGAAAGCGAAGAATCTCAAAAAAGGGCCGTCATCGAACGGCCTTTTTCATTTGAGCCCCTCTTGCATATGTCATCCCGAGACTCGGTCATCCTGCGAATAGGTCATCCTGAACGCAGCGAAGGATCTCGACAACCCCCAAATTAATCATTATAACCTTAGGTTTTACAGGAATTTAGCATGAGCATCGGTGAACCCAAAAAAGTTGAAGACTTAATCTGGACTCGAAATATCGGGATTATGGCTCATATCGATGCGGGCAAGACGACAACCACCGAGCGTATTCTATTTTACACCGGGAAAAGTCACAAGATCGGTGAGGTTCATGAGGGTAACACCGTCATGGACTGGATGGAGCAAGAGCAAGAGCGCGGGATCACGATCACTGCCGCCGCCACGACCTGTGCTTGGAATAACCATCGCATCAATATTATCGACACTCCCGGACACGTGGATTTCACCATCGAAGTTGAGCGCTCCCTTCGCGTTCTCGACGGAGCTGTCGCGGTTTTCGATGCGGTCAGCGGCGTTGAATCTCAAACAGAAACCGTTTGGCGACAGGCCGATAAATATAAAGTACCGACGATTTGCTTTGTGA
This genomic window contains:
- the rpsG gene encoding 30S ribosomal protein S7, which produces MSRRKGSVKRETVPDPIFNDTLVAKFANRIMLSGKKSTAYRMLYSALDELKGKVANEEPLQIFKKAVENVKPQLEVRSRRVGGATYQVPVDVRPARRIALALTWIVTYARERGEKEMSLRLANELMDAYNNRGNSIKKKEDVHRMAEANRAFSHYNW
- the rpsL gene encoding 30S ribosomal protein S12 — protein: MPTINQLIRKERKDKRYRSKSPALTSCPQRRGVCTRVYTTTPKKPNSALRKVAKVRLSNGYEVISYIPGIGHNLQEHSVVLIRGGRVKDLPGCRYHIVRGVLDTQGVQNRLRSRSKYGTKRPKKT
- the rpoC gene encoding DNA-directed RNA polymerase subunit beta', giving the protein MKDLLNFFDKPKDPLSFDAVRISLASPEMIRSWSHGEVKKPETINYRTFKPERDGLFCAKIFGPIKDYECLCGKYKRMKYRGVVCEKCGVEVTQSKVRRERMGHIELSSPVAHIWFLRSLPSRIANMLDLSLKELEKVLYCEAYIVIDPMETKLLEGQVLSEEAYQNALDEFGPNFKSGMGGEAVREILRKVDPEYLSRKLRMDLKDAKSDASIKKLVKRLKVVEAFKGSTNKPEWMMLEALPVIPPDLRPLVPLDGGRFATSDLNDLYRRVINRNNRLKRLQELNAPDIIIRNEKRMLQEAVDALLDNGRRGKTFTGPNKRPLRSLSDMLKGKQGRFRQNLLGKRVDYSGRSVIVVGPNLKLHQCGIPKKMALELFKPFIYNKLEERGFTSTIKQAKKTVEMETVEVWDILADVVKEHPVLLNRAPTLHRLGIQAFEPVLHEGKAIQLHPLVCTAFNADFDGDQMAVHVPLSVEAQVEARVLMMSTNNILSPANGKPIINPTQDIVLGLYWMTRLRPGAKGSGKAFGSVEDALLAYESGSIDLQAACKVRIDGKTRETTVGRAILSAQIPKEVPFESVNVIMTKKELAKMIDTCFRLAGAKATAIMADRVKNLGFEYSTKAGISICLDDMKIPASKVDLIKDCEKQVKEIQGQYDEGLITDGERYNKVVDIWAQAADRLAKQMLSSLEKQEFDVNGEKVVGSSFNSIYIMADSGARGSAAQLRQLAGMRGLMAKPSGEIIETPITANFREGLSVLQYFISTHGARKGLADTALKTANSGYLTRRLVDVAQDVIISENDCGTTDGITIEATIEAGEIIQPVGERVLGRITLEEVLDPNTDAVIVRKGQEINEDHVLAIDKAGVERVKIRSTLVCKTRRGVCVACYGRDLSRGNLVNHGETVGIIAAQSIGEPGTQLTMRTFHLGGTASRSVEQSVYTSRYEGTVKFNNVVFVENRDKKLTIMNRSGTMSVFDENGREREKFSLYYGSVLTVRDGQKIEKGATFAEWDPYSNPIIADVTGVIKYEDIEEGVTVTEQVDPVTGFSTKVITDSKSSGGAKKPTVYIVDAKGNSLKQVGRDADVRYVIPVGAQLLVNEGQEIHAGDIVAKIHRETSKTKDITGGLPRVAELFEARKPKEAAIISEIDGYVAFGKDVKGKQRVIVTPDVGEQKEYLIPKGKHVAVREGEFVKAGEPLMDGPTNPHDILKVLGEKALAAYLVNEIQEVYRLQGVGINDKHIEVIVRQMLRKVTIADSGDTLYLAGEQTEKYALEEENDRVVKEGGRPATSEPLLLGITKVSLSTDSWISAASFQETTKVLTEAAINSKTDSLRGLKENIIMGRLIPAGTGLTAYKKWKVQVEEPAVAGAPGLIRPTQTTQQSY